Below is a genomic region from Sutterella megalosphaeroides.
GCGGCCGTCCGGCCCGCCCGCGGGGTTTTCCCGCGCCCGGACGGGCTCGGACAACACGCCGCCCGCAGAGCCGCCCACCCGAGAGTTTCTTGTTATGAATAAAAAAGCGGCAATGATGATGACTGCGGCCGCCGTCGCGACGATCGGATGCGTCAACGCGGCCGAGGAGAAAAACATGAACGACATGACGCCCGTCCCGGTTGTCACGGTCGAAGGGATGACGGAATACCGCATGCCCAACGGCCTCAAGATCGTCCTCTACCCGGACGCCTCGAAGCCCACCGCCACGGTCAACATGACCTATCGCGTGGGCTCGCGCCACGAGAATTACGGCGAAACGGGGATGGCGCACCTGCTTGAGCACCTGATGTTCAAAGGGTCGAAAAACTATCCCTCGCCCACGAGCGAATTCACGAAGCGGGGCTTCCGCATGAACGGCTCCACGTGGCTCGATCGCACGAACTACTTCGTCTCCTTCACGGCGTCGGACGACAACATGAAGTGGGCGCTCGGCTGGCAGGCCGACGCCATGGTGAATTCCTTCATCGCGCAAAAGGACCTCGACACCGAGATGACGGTTGTGCGCAACGAATACGAAATGGGTGAGAACAAGCCCGTTTCCGTCATGATGAAGCGCATGCAGAGCGTGCTCTTCGACTGGCACTCGTACGGCCGCAGCACGATCGGTGCGAGGAGCGACATCGAAAACGTCGAAATCGAAAACCTTCAGGCCTTCTACCGCAAGTACTACCAGCCCGACAACGCGGTGCTGACGGTTTCGGGCAAATTCGACCCCGAAACGGTGCTCGGTTGGATCAAGGACGACTTCGGTGCGATTCCGAAACCCGAGCGCGTTCTCCCGAAGGAGTGGACGGTCGAGCCCGTCGCCGACGGCGAGCGCGAATTCACGATCCGTCGTCAGGGCGAAACGCAGCTCGTGGCCGTGGGCTACCGCATTCCGGCCGCACTTCACGACGACTACGAACCGACCGCGATGGCGGCGCAAATCCTCGCCGACGCGCCGACGGGACGCCTTTATAAGGAGCTCGTCGAAACGGGTCTCGCGACCCAGGTCTTCGGCTGGCCGATTGCGGCCGAAAAGCCCGGCTTCGTCATGTTCGGCGCGCTCGTCAAGAAGGGCGACGACATCAACATCGTGAAGACGAAGCTCGTCGACGCGATTGAAAACGCCTTTGCCCGTACGCCCGCCACCGCCGAAGAACTCGGTCGTCAGCAGGCCGACCAGGCGACGATGTTCGAGCGCACGCTCTCCGACCCCGAGCAGTTCGGGGTCGGGCTTTCGGAATACATCGCGCTCGGCGACTGGCGGCTCTTCTTCGCGGACCGCGAAATGGTGCGCGACGTGAAGCCCGAGGACGTCGATCGTGCGGCGAAGACCTACTTCGTGCGCGATAATCGCGTTGTGGGCCTATACATCCCGACCGACGAAACGAAGCGTGCCGAAATCACGGCTGCTCCGGGCGTCGACGAGGTGCTCTCACGTTACACCTTCTCCGAAAAGGGTTCCGAAGCCGAAGCCTTCGACGTCTCGCAGGACAACATCGACAAGCGTACGACGCTCGTTGATATCGGCGACGTCAAGGTCGCGCTCCTTCCCAAGAAGACCCGCGGCGAAACGGTCGTCGTGCAGATGCAGTTCAACAACGGCAACAACGAAACCTCGGTGAACGCCGCGATTCCGATGCTCGCCGTTGCGATGCTCTCCCGCGGCACGGACACCCTGACGCGCGATCAGATCGACGACAAGTTCACGGCTCTCAAGATGGAAGGTTCTCCCTT
It encodes:
- a CDS encoding M16 family metallopeptidase, with the translated sequence MMMTAAAVATIGCVNAAEEKNMNDMTPVPVVTVEGMTEYRMPNGLKIVLYPDASKPTATVNMTYRVGSRHENYGETGMAHLLEHLMFKGSKNYPSPTSEFTKRGFRMNGSTWLDRTNYFVSFTASDDNMKWALGWQADAMVNSFIAQKDLDTEMTVVRNEYEMGENKPVSVMMKRMQSVLFDWHSYGRSTIGARSDIENVEIENLQAFYRKYYQPDNAVLTVSGKFDPETVLGWIKDDFGAIPKPERVLPKEWTVEPVADGEREFTIRRQGETQLVAVGYRIPAALHDDYEPTAMAAQILADAPTGRLYKELVETGLATQVFGWPIAAEKPGFVMFGALVKKGDDINIVKTKLVDAIENAFARTPATAEELGRQQADQATMFERTLSDPEQFGVGLSEYIALGDWRLFFADREMVRDVKPEDVDRAAKTYFVRDNRVVGLYIPTDETKRAEITAAPGVDEVLSRYTFSEKGSEAEAFDVSQDNIDKRTTLVDIGDVKVALLPKKTRGETVVVQMQFNNGNNETSVNAAIPMLAVAMLSRGTDTLTRDQIDDKFTALKMEGSPFGFTTDREHLVEALAFVGDLYSKSTFPEKEFETLKRQTLVGLQSRSDDPRVKGRDAMTRHFNTYPQGDARYTETSEELAAEVEKATLEDVRNYWQRVFGVTKGTLAVVGDFDPKEVEEALKSKVIGVKKAEVPFERIVSEYREVKPARFVVDTPEKENAVLMARVDFAANLADRDMPALITADWILGGSSGLSNRIVTRLRQKEGLSYGASSNVTIPAFGNRAKWSIGAIVAPQNLAQAEASLKDELRKALKDGITEQELEEAKRGMIENRAVNRAQDGMLAAGWTSNLEMGRTWSFSKETEDAIRALTVKDVNAAIARIADPDRMSFVLAGDRAKAKAAGKDFFGE